Proteins from one Chitinophaga oryzae genomic window:
- a CDS encoding copper homeostasis protein CutC has translation MSFVLEICAGSVASCIAAEEGGANRIELCDNLLEGGTTPSYATIAVAREKVKIDLYPIIRPRGGDFLYSDLEFEVMKKDIALCKQLGCNGVVIGILTPDGRVDKKRCKELVDLAWPMGVTFHRAFDMTDNPFEALETIIEIGCERILTSGARNTAVEGATLLKDLVERANDRIAIMAGSGVRANNIADLIKTTGVTEFHTSAKAYEESGMVYRNPNVSMGGIPGVPEYGISLTQRQEVLLIRERGEKALQEINP, from the coding sequence ATGTCTTTTGTCCTCGAAATATGCGCCGGTTCTGTTGCTTCCTGCATCGCAGCCGAAGAAGGCGGCGCCAATCGCATTGAACTGTGCGATAACCTGCTGGAGGGCGGCACCACCCCCAGTTACGCTACCATCGCAGTAGCCCGCGAAAAAGTAAAAATCGACTTATACCCCATCATACGCCCAAGAGGCGGCGACTTCCTCTATTCCGACCTGGAATTCGAAGTAATGAAAAAAGATATCGCCCTCTGTAAACAACTGGGCTGCAACGGCGTTGTCATCGGCATCCTCACCCCCGACGGACGGGTAGATAAAAAACGCTGTAAGGAACTGGTAGACCTGGCATGGCCCATGGGCGTTACCTTCCACCGCGCTTTCGACATGACCGACAACCCGTTTGAAGCGCTGGAAACCATTATTGAGATCGGCTGCGAACGCATCCTTACCTCCGGCGCCCGCAATACCGCCGTGGAAGGAGCCACGCTGCTGAAAGACCTCGTGGAACGCGCCAACGACCGCATCGCCATCATGGCCGGTTCGGGCGTAAGGGCCAATAATATCGCAGACCTGATCAAAACCACCGGCGTCACCGAATTCCACACCTCCGCCAAAGCCTACGAAGAAAGCGGTATGGTATACCGTAATCCCAACGTGAGCATGGGCGGTATCCCCGGCGTACCGGAATACGGTATCTCCCTGACCCAACGCCAGGAAGTATTATTAATTCGTGAAAGAGGGGAAAAAGCCTTGCAGGAGATCAATCCGTAG
- the nagB gene encoding glucosamine-6-phosphate deaminase: MTINHQEIELIDSFEQIAVEIHPSAKEGSKAAAHEIAALIREKAAANQKCVLGMATGSTPKYLYAELVRLHKEEGLSFKNVITFNLDEYYPIEPDALQSYNRFMKEHLFNHIDIPEGQYHIPDGTIPKDQIKQYCADYDRRIEEAGGIDIQILGIGNNGHIGFNEPGSNINSHTRLVTLDNSTRLANAYEFPNMSQVPRLAITMGLSTIFKAKKVILMAWGSHKAKIVCRSVEGQSTDQVPASLLQQHPNCKFVIDEQASAELTRFKEPWLTGDCEWTPGLIRKAVTSLALKLNKPILMLTDKDYNENGLNDLIVQYGSAYELNIKEFNAIRDTITGWPGGKPGPQLPNHPERSEPAKKTVLIFSPHPDDDIISMGGTFIRLHEQGHDVHVAYQTSGNIAVTDEFLLRFIDFAVGFEGMFDIDKSKSSQILEEAKAFIRGKKPSQKDTPENRAIKGLIRRCEAKATCRYVGIPEENAHFQNLPFYETGLVEKKPMGEEDVQLTVDLIRKIKPQQIYCAGDLADPHGTHKVCLDIIFAALDRLKHEEWMKDCWVWLYKGAWQEWDIHEIEMAVPMSPDQVLQKRLGIFIHQSQKDVVPFQGTDLREFWQRAEDRNANTANLYDQLGLQKYSAMEAFVRYHFM, encoded by the coding sequence ATGACGATTAATCATCAGGAAATCGAACTGATTGACAGCTTTGAGCAAATTGCTGTGGAAATACATCCCTCTGCCAAAGAGGGTTCCAAAGCAGCAGCCCATGAAATAGCTGCATTGATTCGCGAAAAAGCAGCCGCCAATCAAAAATGCGTGCTGGGCATGGCCACAGGCTCTACCCCTAAATATCTCTACGCCGAATTGGTTCGTCTGCACAAAGAGGAAGGACTGAGCTTCAAAAATGTGATCACCTTTAACCTCGACGAATATTACCCCATAGAGCCGGATGCGCTGCAGAGCTACAACCGCTTTATGAAAGAACACCTCTTCAACCACATCGATATCCCGGAAGGACAGTACCATATTCCTGATGGCACCATCCCGAAAGATCAGATCAAACAATATTGCGCTGATTACGACAGACGTATTGAAGAAGCCGGCGGTATCGACATCCAGATCCTGGGTATCGGCAACAACGGCCATATTGGCTTCAACGAGCCAGGCTCCAACATCAACTCACATACCCGCCTGGTAACGCTGGACAACAGCACCCGTCTGGCTAACGCCTACGAGTTCCCCAATATGAGCCAGGTGCCTCGTCTGGCCATCACTATGGGCCTGAGCACCATCTTCAAAGCCAAAAAGGTGATCCTGATGGCATGGGGCTCCCATAAAGCGAAAATCGTTTGCCGTTCTGTAGAAGGCCAGAGCACTGACCAGGTGCCTGCGTCCCTGCTGCAACAGCATCCTAACTGCAAATTTGTGATCGACGAACAGGCTTCTGCTGAGCTCACCCGCTTTAAAGAACCCTGGCTTACCGGCGACTGCGAATGGACTCCCGGCCTGATCCGCAAAGCCGTGACCAGCCTGGCCCTGAAGCTGAATAAGCCCATCCTGATGCTCACAGATAAAGACTACAACGAAAACGGTCTCAACGACCTGATCGTACAGTACGGTTCTGCCTATGAGCTCAACATCAAAGAATTCAACGCTATCCGCGATACCATTACCGGCTGGCCTGGCGGTAAGCCCGGTCCGCAGCTGCCTAACCATCCGGAACGTTCCGAGCCTGCCAAAAAAACCGTGCTGATCTTCTCTCCGCACCCCGATGACGACATCATCTCCATGGGCGGCACCTTTATCCGTCTGCACGAGCAAGGCCACGACGTACACGTTGCTTACCAGACTTCCGGCAACATCGCTGTTACCGACGAGTTCCTGCTGCGTTTCATCGACTTCGCCGTAGGCTTCGAAGGTATGTTCGATATCGATAAAAGCAAAAGCTCCCAGATCCTGGAAGAAGCCAAAGCCTTTATCCGCGGTAAAAAACCAAGCCAGAAGGATACGCCGGAAAACCGCGCTATCAAAGGCCTGATCCGTCGCTGCGAAGCGAAAGCCACCTGCCGCTATGTAGGCATCCCCGAAGAAAACGCTCACTTCCAGAACCTGCCGTTCTACGAAACAGGTCTCGTGGAAAAGAAACCAATGGGCGAAGAAGATGTACAGCTGACAGTAGACCTGATCCGCAAAATAAAACCACAGCAGATCTATTGCGCCGGCGACCTCGCCGATCCGCATGGTACCCACAAAGTATGTCTGGACATTATCTTCGCAGCCCTCGATAGACTGAAACACGAAGAATGGATGAAAGACTGCTGGGTATGGCTCTACAAAGGCGCATGGCAGGAATGGGATATCCATGAAATCGAAATGGCGGTACCCATGAGCCCCGACCAGGTGCTCCAGAAACGCCTCGGTATCTTCATCCACCAGAGCCAGAAAGACGTGGTGCCTTTCCAGGGTACCGACCTGCGCGAATTCTGGCAACGTGCGGAAGACCGCAACGCCAACACCGCTAACCTGTACGACCAGCTCGGCCTGCAGAAATACTCCGCGATGGAAGCGTTTGTGCGTTACCACTTCATGTAG
- a CDS encoding alkaline phosphatase gives MKKLIIAAGLLLGGLFAQAQVKGVKHVILIGMDGFGAYCFPKVDNPNMKQLMKEGSWTLQARSVLPSSSAVNWASMVMGAGPEIHGYTEWDSRKPELPSRTLDQYGMFPSIYTILREQKPNAEIGVIYSWEGIGYLFPKAAVNKDFGTKDNDSLATEASVAYIKEKKPDFLFIHFDQPDGVGHNIGHNIQPYFDQVKKNDELLGKILQAVKDAGIWDNTIILLTADHGGIKKGHGGKTMEEMQIPWIIRGPGVKANKELGNSVVTYDTAATIAWIFGLKTPQVWTGRPVTEAFK, from the coding sequence ATGAAAAAACTGATCATCGCAGCCGGACTGTTGCTGGGCGGACTATTCGCGCAGGCACAGGTCAAAGGCGTAAAACATGTCATCCTGATCGGCATGGATGGCTTCGGCGCTTATTGTTTTCCGAAAGTGGACAATCCCAACATGAAACAGCTGATGAAAGAAGGCTCCTGGACACTGCAGGCACGCAGCGTTCTGCCCTCTTCCAGCGCTGTCAACTGGGCATCCATGGTGATGGGCGCAGGCCCGGAGATACACGGTTATACCGAATGGGACAGCCGTAAACCGGAACTGCCTTCCCGCACCCTCGATCAATACGGCATGTTCCCCTCTATCTACACGATACTGCGCGAACAGAAGCCCAACGCGGAAATAGGCGTGATCTACAGCTGGGAAGGGATCGGATACCTTTTCCCCAAAGCGGCGGTCAACAAGGATTTCGGCACCAAAGACAATGACAGCCTGGCCACCGAGGCGTCTGTAGCATATATCAAAGAGAAAAAGCCGGACTTCCTTTTTATACATTTTGACCAGCCGGACGGTGTTGGGCACAATATTGGTCATAATATCCAGCCCTACTTCGACCAGGTGAAGAAAAATGACGAGCTGCTGGGCAAAATATTACAAGCCGTCAAAGATGCCGGCATATGGGATAACACTATTATCCTCCTCACCGCCGATCATGGCGGTATCAAAAAAGGCCACGGCGGCAAAACCATGGAAGAAATGCAAATTCCGTGGATTATCCGCGGCCCGGGCGTAAAGGCAAACAAAGAGCTTGGCAACAGTGTTGTTACGTACGACACCGCCGCCACCATCGCCTGGATCTTTGGCCTGAAAACACCGCAGGTATGGACCGGAAGACCTGTGACAGAAGCGTTTAAATGA
- a CDS encoding N(4)-(beta-N-acetylglucosaminyl)-L-asparaginase has translation MNNNKNRRSFLKTAALGAAVFSLDSVTATAARAQAKAPVKGKPIVISTWDFGRAANEAAWEILKKGGRALDAVEAGVRVPEADPNNHTVGYSGFPDRDGRVTLDACIMDEHGNAGSVAALEHVTHAISVARLVMEKTPHVMLVGDGALQFALANGFQKENLLTPEAEKAWKEWLKTSEYKPVINIENKSYTPANGATAFNPLMLPGNVYNHDTIGMVAMDAEGNLSGACTTSGMAFKLHGRVGDSPIIGAGLYVDNEIGAATSTGVGEEVIKIVGSHLVVELMRQGYPPKKPAKKQ, from the coding sequence ATGAATAACAATAAGAATAGAAGAAGTTTTCTGAAAACAGCGGCCCTCGGTGCCGCTGTTTTCTCTTTAGACAGTGTAACAGCCACGGCTGCACGCGCACAAGCCAAAGCACCGGTAAAAGGGAAGCCTATCGTCATCTCCACATGGGACTTTGGCCGCGCCGCCAATGAAGCCGCATGGGAAATACTGAAAAAAGGCGGCCGCGCCCTCGATGCCGTAGAAGCCGGCGTACGCGTGCCCGAAGCCGATCCCAACAACCACACTGTAGGCTACTCCGGTTTCCCTGACCGCGACGGCCGCGTGACCCTCGACGCCTGCATCATGGACGAACACGGCAACGCCGGCTCCGTGGCAGCACTCGAGCATGTCACCCACGCTATCTCCGTAGCCCGCCTCGTCATGGAAAAAACACCGCACGTCATGCTGGTAGGCGACGGCGCCCTGCAGTTCGCACTGGCCAACGGTTTCCAAAAAGAAAACCTGCTCACGCCGGAAGCGGAGAAAGCCTGGAAAGAATGGCTCAAAACATCGGAATACAAACCCGTCATCAACATAGAAAACAAATCATACACGCCCGCCAACGGCGCTACAGCCTTCAACCCGCTCATGCTGCCGGGGAATGTGTATAACCACGACACCATCGGCATGGTGGCCATGGACGCGGAAGGCAACCTCTCCGGCGCCTGCACCACCAGCGGCATGGCCTTCAAACTCCATGGCCGCGTAGGCGACTCCCCTATCATCGGCGCAGGCCTCTATGTGGACAACGAAATCGGCGCGGCCACCAGCACCGGCGTCGGCGAAGAAGTCATCAAAATCGTCGGCAGCCACCTCGTCGTGGAACTGATGCGCCAGGGATATCCCCCGAAAAAGCCTGCAAAGAAGCAGTAG
- a CDS encoding phosphohydrolase gives MDLTRAITIATEAHQGQVDKYGQPYITHVLRVMQMGRTTDEKIVGVLHDVVEDSRWTFEDLAREGLAPHLLEALRCVTKQSEEEDYEHFVNRTLQNRLAATVKLNDLTDNMDIRRMTTVQEKDVTRLNKYLNAYRKIAAALIQDK, from the coding sequence ATGGATCTAACCCGTGCAATCACTATTGCCACTGAGGCCCACCAGGGCCAGGTGGATAAATATGGCCAGCCTTACATTACCCACGTGCTCCGCGTAATGCAGATGGGCCGTACTACCGATGAAAAAATCGTAGGCGTACTGCATGACGTAGTGGAAGACAGCCGCTGGACCTTTGAAGACCTCGCCCGCGAAGGGCTGGCGCCACACCTGCTGGAAGCCCTCCGCTGCGTCACCAAACAATCAGAAGAAGAGGACTACGAACATTTTGTAAACCGCACCCTGCAAAACCGTTTGGCCGCTACCGTTAAGCTCAACGATCTGACAGACAACATGGACATCCGCCGTATGACCACCGTGCAGGAGAAAGATGTGACCCGTCTGAACAAGTACCTGAACGCTTACCGGAAGATCGCTGCCGCACTTATCCAGGACAAATAA
- a CDS encoding endonuclease/exonuclease/phosphatase family protein, which produces MKRLLLITVVCLTGLALPAQQVQKVKVLTYNIHHGENMKGLLDIQGIANVILATNPDLVALQEVDSVTQRTQNTDQLKELAAITGMYTYFAKAMNFDGGGYGTGILSRFPITEASTLSLPSVSKNEVEPRVAGIVTVKLPGDSLLQFISAHLDAEKPAANRIAQASQLVAYFKETKTPVILAGDFNAIPASKEIHTLKKLFADATQQMGPTFPADSPKVKLDYIMVHPQNRWNVTGARIIEEAVASDHRPLLSELELK; this is translated from the coding sequence ATGAAAAGATTGCTGCTCATCACCGTCGTTTGTCTGACAGGCCTCGCACTCCCTGCCCAGCAGGTGCAGAAAGTGAAAGTGCTGACCTACAACATCCATCACGGTGAAAACATGAAAGGCCTGCTCGATATCCAGGGGATCGCCAATGTGATCCTCGCTACCAATCCGGACCTGGTAGCCCTGCAGGAAGTCGACAGCGTTACCCAGCGTACGCAAAACACCGACCAGCTCAAAGAACTGGCAGCGATCACCGGCATGTACACTTATTTTGCCAAAGCCATGAACTTCGATGGCGGTGGCTATGGCACCGGTATCCTTTCCCGCTTCCCCATCACGGAAGCCAGCACCCTGTCTCTCCCCTCCGTCTCTAAAAACGAAGTGGAACCCCGCGTTGCCGGTATCGTTACCGTGAAACTGCCGGGCGACAGCCTGCTGCAGTTCATCAGCGCCCACCTCGATGCGGAAAAGCCGGCGGCCAACCGTATCGCGCAGGCCAGCCAGCTGGTGGCCTACTTTAAGGAAACCAAAACACCGGTGATCCTCGCCGGCGATTTCAACGCCATCCCCGCCAGCAAAGAAATACACACACTCAAAAAATTATTCGCTGACGCTACCCAGCAGATGGGCCCCACCTTCCCGGCCGACTCGCCGAAGGTGAAACTGGACTATATCATGGTCCACCCGCAAAACCGCTGGAACGTAACAGGAGCAAGGATCATCGAAGAAGCCGTAGCTTCCGACCACCGCCCGCTGCTCAGTGAACTGGAACTGAAATAA
- a CDS encoding glycoside hydrolase family 20 protein: MKKLFYLCLLGGAAALGSCSGSRHADAPKGKVSIIPMPASITEKQDSFLLDKHTVIVATGEADRKTAALFNAWLKELTGYELDIKEQGDRNAITLHTGNDTTNAEGYTLNVDNKGVVINGNSGAGTFYGIQSLIQLLPVQKAEAMYIPGVSITDAPRFAYRGLHLDVGRHFFPVEFIKKYIDLLAMHKYNTFHWHLTEDQGWRIEIKKYPRLQEVASKRKETMAGRYADNKFDGKPYGGFYTQEQVKEVVKYATDHFVTVIPEIEMPGHGLAALTAYPNLGCTGGPYEVGTRWGVYDDVFCAGNDSVFAFLQDVLDEVLPLFPSKYIHIGGDECPKVRWEKCPKCQARMKQEGLKDAHALQSYFIQRMEKYLNSKGRQIIGWDEILEGGLAPNATVMSWRGIEGGIAAAKQHHDVIMTPGSFCYFDHYQSQGHNEPLAIGGYTPVSKVYSYEPIPTGLTKDEAKYIKGAQANLWTEYIANTDYLEYMVYPRASALAEVLWSPADKRNYDNFVDRLKIHVKRLDQKKVNYAKHVFEVTGAVTDNKKGGVEVKLGSKLDGGKIVYTLDSTAPSLQSNAYSGPVQIQQSGTLRAQVFEGDKPFGNEYSQHFLFHKGLGKKVTLAAPPSKDYDPGSSFALVNGIEGIASYNDGQWFGYNGKNMEAVVELDSVQDIRVVGLNTLNLRPNWIYPPKQVTFSVSEDGKTYKEVYKQAAFNQTGINQVRGKVEARGRFVKLNATNFGTIPAGGEGAGNPAWLFVDEMIIQ; encoded by the coding sequence ATGAAAAAATTATTCTACCTGTGCCTCCTGGGTGGCGCCGCCGCCCTGGGCAGCTGCTCCGGCTCGCGCCATGCAGACGCGCCCAAAGGGAAAGTAAGCATCATCCCGATGCCGGCCAGCATCACGGAAAAACAGGATTCGTTCCTGCTCGACAAACACACCGTGATCGTCGCCACCGGCGAAGCCGACCGCAAAACAGCGGCCCTCTTCAACGCCTGGCTGAAAGAACTGACCGGCTATGAACTGGATATTAAAGAACAGGGCGACAGAAACGCCATCACCCTGCACACCGGTAACGATACTACCAACGCCGAAGGCTATACGCTGAACGTGGACAACAAAGGCGTTGTCATCAATGGAAACAGCGGCGCCGGCACCTTCTACGGCATACAGTCGCTCATCCAGCTGCTGCCCGTACAAAAGGCCGAAGCCATGTACATCCCCGGCGTCAGCATCACCGACGCTCCCCGCTTCGCCTATCGCGGCCTTCACCTCGACGTAGGCCGTCACTTCTTCCCGGTGGAATTCATCAAGAAATACATCGATCTGCTGGCCATGCACAAATACAACACCTTCCACTGGCACCTCACGGAAGACCAGGGCTGGCGCATCGAAATCAAAAAATATCCGCGCCTGCAGGAAGTGGCCTCCAAACGCAAAGAAACCATGGCCGGCCGTTATGCCGATAATAAATTCGACGGAAAGCCCTATGGCGGCTTCTATACACAGGAACAGGTAAAAGAAGTGGTGAAATATGCGACCGATCATTTTGTGACCGTCATCCCTGAAATAGAGATGCCAGGCCACGGGCTGGCCGCTCTCACTGCCTATCCCAACCTGGGCTGCACCGGCGGCCCCTACGAAGTAGGCACCCGCTGGGGCGTGTATGACGATGTGTTCTGCGCCGGCAACGACAGCGTGTTCGCCTTCCTCCAGGACGTGCTGGATGAAGTACTGCCGCTGTTCCCCAGCAAATACATCCACATCGGAGGCGACGAATGTCCCAAAGTGCGCTGGGAGAAATGCCCCAAATGCCAGGCCCGCATGAAACAGGAAGGTCTTAAAGACGCCCATGCCCTGCAGAGCTACTTCATACAGCGCATGGAAAAATACCTGAACAGCAAAGGCCGTCAGATCATCGGCTGGGACGAAATCCTCGAAGGAGGCCTCGCCCCTAATGCCACCGTGATGAGCTGGCGCGGCATCGAAGGCGGTATCGCCGCCGCAAAACAGCATCATGATGTGATCATGACGCCGGGCAGCTTCTGCTACTTTGACCACTACCAGTCACAGGGCCACAACGAACCGCTGGCCATCGGCGGCTATACCCCTGTCAGCAAAGTGTACAGCTATGAACCCATACCCACCGGGCTGACCAAAGACGAAGCCAAATATATAAAAGGCGCACAGGCCAACCTGTGGACCGAATACATCGCCAACACCGACTATCTCGAATACATGGTGTATCCCCGCGCCTCCGCACTGGCAGAAGTACTGTGGTCGCCAGCTGACAAACGCAACTACGATAACTTCGTGGACAGGCTGAAAATACATGTAAAACGCCTCGACCAGAAGAAGGTCAACTACGCCAAACACGTGTTTGAAGTGACCGGCGCCGTGACCGACAATAAAAAAGGCGGCGTGGAAGTAAAACTCGGCAGCAAACTGGATGGCGGCAAAATCGTATACACCCTCGACAGCACCGCTCCCTCCCTGCAGTCCAACGCCTATAGCGGCCCCGTACAGATACAACAGTCCGGCACCCTGCGGGCGCAGGTATTTGAGGGCGATAAACCTTTCGGCAACGAGTACAGCCAGCATTTCCTGTTCCACAAAGGGCTGGGCAAAAAGGTGACCCTCGCCGCCCCTCCCTCCAAAGACTACGATCCCGGCAGCAGCTTCGCACTGGTAAACGGGATCGAAGGCATCGCCTCCTATAACGACGGGCAGTGGTTCGGCTACAACGGCAAAAACATGGAAGCCGTAGTGGAACTGGACAGCGTACAGGATATCCGCGTGGTAGGCCTGAATACGCTGAACCTGCGGCCCAACTGGATATATCCTCCCAAACAGGTGACTTTCTCCGTATCAGAAGACGGTAAGACGTATAAAGAGGTCTATAAACAGGCCGCCTTCAACCAAACCGGTATCAACCAGGTACGGGGCAAGGTGGAAGCCCGCGGACGTTTTGTGAAGCTCAACGCCACCAATTTCGGGACCATCCCCGCAGGAGGCGAAGGCGCCGGTAATCCCGCCTGGCTCTTCGTAGATGAAATGATCATACAATAA
- a CDS encoding YeiH family protein, translating into MQLQKTGQRREALHLPKVVFIAAAAATLLPVVQPPVALLLGLALAQTTGNPFAHITPKITHWLLQLSVIGLGFGMNAHAALQAGKAGFLFTIVSIAGTLLLGLVTGRLLKIEKQTSHLIACGTAICGGSAIAAISPVIKAGEKQISVALGIVFLLNSLALFIFPAVGHWLGLSQQQFGLWSAIAIHDTSSVVGAANKYGETALQVATTVKLSRALWIMPVAFITTLLFRNSNGKIKVPWFIGLFLLAMVLNTWVPAVSTVGPLLVHSAKTALSLTLFLIGAGLTRQAFRGIGWQPLLQGVLLWVCISIGALVAILQLIR; encoded by the coding sequence ATGCAATTACAAAAGACCGGACAGAGAAGGGAAGCACTTCATTTACCTAAAGTAGTTTTTATCGCCGCGGCAGCCGCCACGCTGCTGCCGGTGGTGCAACCACCCGTAGCCTTGCTGCTCGGGCTGGCGCTGGCGCAAACAACCGGCAATCCTTTTGCACACATCACGCCCAAAATAACGCACTGGCTGCTGCAACTGTCCGTCATAGGACTGGGCTTCGGCATGAACGCCCATGCCGCCCTGCAGGCCGGCAAAGCCGGCTTCCTGTTCACCATCGTCTCTATTGCCGGCACGCTCCTGCTGGGCCTCGTCACCGGCAGGCTGCTGAAAATAGAAAAACAAACCTCCCACCTGATCGCCTGCGGCACCGCCATCTGCGGCGGCAGCGCTATCGCGGCCATTTCCCCCGTGATCAAAGCAGGGGAAAAACAAATCTCCGTAGCGCTGGGCATCGTGTTCCTGCTCAATTCCCTCGCCTTGTTTATATTCCCCGCGGTAGGCCACTGGCTGGGCCTTTCCCAGCAACAGTTCGGACTATGGAGCGCCATCGCCATCCACGATACCAGCTCCGTAGTGGGCGCCGCCAATAAATATGGCGAAACAGCGTTGCAGGTGGCCACCACCGTAAAATTGTCCCGCGCACTCTGGATTATGCCCGTGGCGTTTATCACCACCCTGCTTTTCCGTAACAGCAACGGTAAAATAAAAGTCCCCTGGTTCATCGGCCTCTTTCTGCTCGCCATGGTGCTCAATACCTGGGTGCCTGCCGTCAGCACCGTCGGGCCGCTGCTCGTACACAGCGCTAAAACAGCCCTCTCCCTCACCCTCTTCCTGATCGGTGCCGGCCTCACCCGGCAGGCCTTCAGGGGCATCGGCTGGCAGCCGCTGTTGCAGGGCGTCCTGCTGTGGGTATGTATCAGCATCGGCGCCCTGGTGGCCATCTTACAACTGATAAGATAA
- a CDS encoding ROK family protein has protein sequence MSQQLVVGIDIGGTNTKFGIVDRRGNILCDGRMLTNKHEDVNCFLDELHQQLSTLIAQVGGIENIKGIGVGAPNGNYYNGNIEYAPNLRWKGVVPLASLLEKKFGLPAVLTNDANAAALGELIYGAARGMKDFIVITLGTGVGSGIVANGQLIYGHDGFAGELGHIIVIPGGRYHPGTGAYGSLEAYASATGVTNTAIEFLATRPEVPSIMREHTKEEINSKLIYEAAMKGDPLAMEVYEFTGQILGAALANFVMFSSPEAIILFGGLTQAGDVIMKPVREHMEKNLLPIFQNKVKLLFSELKESDAAILGASALAWEMKD, from the coding sequence ATGAGTCAGCAATTAGTGGTGGGCATTGATATCGGAGGGACTAATACCAAATTCGGCATTGTAGATCGCAGAGGTAATATTTTGTGTGATGGTCGTATGTTAACGAATAAACATGAAGACGTAAACTGCTTTCTGGACGAACTCCACCAACAGTTATCCACATTGATAGCACAGGTGGGGGGCATCGAAAATATCAAAGGTATCGGCGTTGGCGCACCCAACGGTAACTATTACAACGGTAACATTGAATATGCTCCGAATCTGCGCTGGAAAGGCGTAGTTCCCTTAGCCAGCCTGCTCGAGAAAAAATTCGGGCTCCCGGCCGTATTAACCAATGATGCCAATGCTGCCGCACTGGGCGAACTGATCTACGGCGCCGCCCGCGGCATGAAAGACTTCATCGTGATCACCCTCGGCACCGGCGTCGGCAGCGGTATTGTCGCCAACGGGCAGCTGATCTACGGTCACGACGGCTTTGCCGGTGAACTGGGACACATCATCGTGATCCCCGGCGGCCGCTATCACCCCGGCACCGGCGCCTACGGCTCCCTCGAAGCCTATGCTTCCGCTACCGGCGTAACCAACACGGCCATCGAATTCCTCGCCACCCGCCCGGAAGTGCCCAGCATCATGCGGGAACATACCAAAGAGGAAATCAATTCCAAACTGATCTACGAAGCTGCCATGAAAGGCGATCCGCTGGCCATGGAAGTGTACGAGTTCACCGGCCAGATACTGGGCGCCGCCCTGGCCAACTTCGTCATGTTCTCCAGCCCGGAAGCCATCATCCTCTTCGGTGGCCTCACCCAGGCAGGCGATGTCATCATGAAACCGGTCAGAGAGCACATGGAAAAAAATCTGCTCCCGATCTTCCAGAATAAAGTTAAATTGCTGTTCTCTGAACTGAAGGAAAGCGACGCCGCCATCCTCGGTGCCAGCGCCCTGGCCTGGGAAATGAAAGACTAG